ggggtctgttgctctgttacccaggctggggtgcagtggcatgatcatagctcactgcagcctcaaattcctaggctcaagaaatcctcccacctcagcctcctgagtaactgggactacaggtatataccaccatgcctagctaattaaaaaaattttttttgtaatgggATCTCAATTTGCTGCCGAGTGGCCTTCAACTCCTgtcttcaagcgatcctcctaccttcgTATCtcaaaagtgttgagattacaggtgtgagccacaatatGGAACTTTatctttacaacaaccctatgaagttgGTATTATCTCCTTTTTAACAGATGAATAATCTGGGGTTTGGTAAAGgaactttcccaaagtcacagagctaataTCTGGAGGCATCAGCTTTATAGAACCCAGGCAGTGTAACTCCAGAGCCTGTACTCCTTCCACTTCCTGCCCCATATCCTCTGACATTACCTTGAGGCGAGAGGGATCAGCACAGGCATAAGGGCAGAGGTGACAGTGGTAAGGCTTTTCCCCAGTGTGGATGCGGCTGTGCCAGGTGATCTTCTGCCGGTTCTTGGTGCTGTAAGCACAATCGGTGCACTTGTAGAGACGAGTGCCCCCATGCCCTTTCACATGGTGATCTAGTACCAGCTGATGGCGGCACGTGAAGTCACAAAAGGGGCAGTGCAGAGGGGGCTGGCCAgcatccccatccccatctgAGGCTGCCACAGCTGCTGAAGTCTCCTCATGCTGTTCCAGGTAGTGCTTCACCAGGCCCACCCGCTCCCGGGCAGCAAAGTCACAGAGCTGACAGCGGTGGCTGAAATGCTGCTGCCTCCGGTGCTCATCCAGAGCCAGTCGGCTAGGGAAGGCCTCCTGGCAGGCCCCACACTCAAGCCGTGGGTGCTGTTTACGGGTGTGTCCTCGTAAGCTGGCAGGGCTGGGGCATAGCAACCCACAGCGGGAACAGTGCAGGGGGCCCTCAGTGGTCTCTGCAGGAGAGCCAAGGGCAGGCTGTGCAGGCTCAGGGTGTCGGCGCAGAGCATGCTGCTTAAGTGCTGTCTCTGAGCTGAACTGGGCTTCACACTGGGAGCAGGCAAAGGCTGGGGTGCCTTGGTGGCAGCTGTTGACATGACGAGTAATGTCATGGCGAAGGTAGCCACTATAGTCACAAAGTGGACAGAAGTGGGTGGGTGTTTTGTCATGTACCCTTAGCCGGTGCAAGCGCAGTTTCGAGTTGGTACCAAATGTCTGGGGGCAAGAGCTGCAGGGGATGCGGCCAATGCCTGTGTGTCGGGACTGGTGAGCCTCTAACCGGTACCGTCTGGTGGTGGAAAAGTCACAGAAGGGGCACTGATGAGGCTTCACCCCCTCGTGCTTGAGCCGCCGGTGCTGCTGCATGCAACGGCTCTGTTTACAGGTGAAGCCACAGTCCCCACACTGCAGATGGGGCCGGGGCCCACGGGCTGGGGCCGCAGTGGGGTGCCTCCGCTTCTGGTGGAGCCTcaaggcagaggcagcaggagcagtgaatgggcagaggctgcagtgcagctCTCCAGACTCCTCAAGGGGGCAGCCCCGTGTCTGGTGAGTCCTCAGAGCCCGTTCCTGCTGGCAGCTAAAGGGACATGTGGGGCAGGTGAAGCGAGCCCCCTTCTGCTTTTGAACCAGAACTGTATCCCCATCACCAGATCTGGACTCTGTACTCCTATTCTTCAGGGGAGCAGAGTCCCCATTGCTCAATGGGGACACAAGCTGGGTCTGGGAGGTCCCTCGTTTTCCTCCCCCGCCACGTCCTCCCCTGCAGCCTTCAGTCACGTGAGAGGTAATAGAGGAGAGCCGGGAACAAAGGAATGGGCAGGAGTTGCAGTGAAACTTGCCCTGCTCAAAGCGGTGTTTCTTCGGGGCCTCTGTGGGCGAGGAGTTTCCTGCAGGAGGGACTGGGTCAAAGCAGTGCTTCTTAGGGGCCTCTCTGGGCAAGGAGTTTCCTGCAGGAGGGACTGGGGAACCCGAGACTGTGGCAAGAGgctcttctgtttcttctggcTCCTTGGGAAGCTCCAAAGGAACATCTTTTGGAAGCAGTAGCTCTGCTTCTAGTGGTGCAGGTGGGGGCTTCCCACCTTCTGTGTCCTCTGAGGCCTGGGTACCCGGGAGCACAGGTTGCAGAGGTATGGGTGAATCTGGTCTGGGCAAGCCCTTGTTCTTTCTGAGCAGAACAGGGCACTTCTTCAGCAGGTGGGTGCTGAGGCCACGCTGTTGCTTGAAGCTAGCCCCACACTCAGGGCACAGCAGGGGCTCTCGGCGGCCCTGGCACCCAGTCCTGGAGTGCAGATTCAGGGCCTTCTCCCGGCGAGTGATAAAAGGGCAGTGGGGGCAGCGGAAGGCTCGCCCCTCTCCCTGGATCACTACCATCTGCACCCGCCCCTCTAGCACCAATGCCTCTGCTTGTTCTTTATCCTGTCTCCTTAGAGCCTTGAGTAACGACTCTGACTCAGGTAACGGGGGCAAGGGTGCTGTCTCAGCAGGTGGAGTTGCCTTGAAGGTTCCTACCCAGTTGTTAGGGGCCTCCTCTAAGGATGGATTTGTGGAGGGCTCAGACGCTAGCTTTTCCAGAAGGGGATTTTCTTCGGCACCCAAGTCAGAAGTCCCAATACCTTCAAAGTTAGATAGCTCTGGCCCTTCCAGTCCCAGGGGCCTGAACTCCATGGGGGCTGTTTCAGTGACCTCCTCAAGGGGTGGCTCAGTCACAGACTCCAGCTCTACTCCCAGGGCCTCTAGGTGTAGTGTGCAGCTGCCCTCTTCCACCTCTGCTGGGCTGGAACTGCCAACCAGGTCAACCCCATGGGGAGCCTCACTGCCCTCCTGTCTTCCAGTGTTGACCTCCTCACTTGTCTCTGGCAGGGCCTGGTCCAAGCTGGGGTCCACCACAGTCTCAGGTTCGTGACCTGGCCCCTTGGACTGGGCAGACAGCTGGCTTGAGGGCTCTGAATCTGGTGGGGGTGTCGGGCCCTGCATGGCCCCTTCTGGCTCCTGGCTCGCATAACGGAGCTGCCAGGCCTGGTCTCCAGGCACATAGCCATGGGCCTTGCGTTTGTGGAACAAGAGTGTGGTGTTGCTGAAGGTGCGGTAGTCACAGAGGGCACAGTGGAACTCACGGAGGCGGGTATGCTTGCAGTTCTCATGGCTCAGCAGAGCCTGCTTGTGGCGGCTCTGGTAACTGCAGTAGTGACAAGGGTAGAGCGGGGCCGGTGTGCCAGGGTGGTGCTGGGAAGCCATGTGCTTCTGCAGCTCATACTTCCGCTTGCAGGCGAAGGCACACACCTCACACATCAGAGACTTGCCCTGATGCCGCAGCTTGTGGCTGCTCAGCTGATCAGCCCGGTGGCAGCGATAGGAGCACTGGTTGCACTGATACCTGGCGAGGAGAGAAAGGGGGAGGCAATCACAATAATTAATCACAACAACTAAGAatcactcagtaaatacttactGTGGGCCAGGCTCTACGCTCAGTATCGTACATGTGTCACCTGATATAACCCTCCTTTTCACTACCCTATGAAACTGGTATCTCTATTGTCCACGGGAGAAAAACTAAATCACAGACGttaataacttgcctaaggttgGTTACAAAGGAAGCCAGGAGCAGAGACAGCCTAGCTTCAGGGCCTGTGTTCTAAGCCCTACTCTGTACTGCCTTCCTAAAATAATCATGAATCAGCATGACCCACTGTACCCTTCCAAGGAGCTGACGTGGCTACAACTCCACAGGGCAGGTTTCTGTGCCTCGTTTCCCTTCTCCCACATAAGCATGACAGCTCTAGAAACCCCTTAGCCAGCTGTGCCACAGGTCAAAGAACTTGCTGGATTTGGAAGTGGCCAAGACTAGGGCATGAATATAGAGTCTATTCACTTTCCCAGGGACAAACTCTGAGACCTCAAGTACACCTTAGCCTCTAGGCCTATACTGTAGGTCTATACTCCCTTCCTAGAGCCCAGAGAGTGCTCGCCATGTGACTGAGCCACAGTCACAGGGGCCAGCTGTAGGCAATGCAGTTGAGACAGTGGGAACACAGAAGGGTGTTATGAAAagactctcttttttctttccttttcttttttgaaacacagtcttactctgtcacccaggctggagtacggtggtgcaatctcggctcattgcaacctcctcctcctggctcaagcaattccagtgcttcagcctcccaagaagctggcattacaggtgtctgctaccatgcccagctaatttttgtagttttagtagagatggggtgttgcccagatggccttgaactcccaagttcaagtaatttgcctgccccggcctctcaaagtgctgggattacaggtgtgagtcactgcacccggccttacgAGGAGACTCTCCAGGGATTGGAGAAAGCAATAGGGCCAGAAGTTAGATCCAAGAGGAAGCTAGCTTGGCATAAGGTTCTTGGGATTGGGACGGAGGCCTATGTGTGTGTTGTTGTACCTGAGGTCCCCTGTATGTTTTCGCATGTGCACACGGAGGTAGTGCTTCCACTTGGTGACATAGCCACATTCAGTGCACATGTAATCCTTGGTGTTGGAGTGGGTCAGCATGTGCTTCGATAGGTAGCTCACGTCTCGACATGTGAAGTCACACAGCTCACACTTGTGAGGCTTCTCACCTTATATGGGGGATGAGGATGAGGGGAGAGAACACAGGTCAGACACAGAGCAAGTGGACAGACCATTTCTTCCAGCAAGGCTGCCCTGATGCCAGTGAGGAACAACAGCTTCATATGCTACCTGCAATGGTGAAAACCTCACAACAATGAAGGCTGCTTCACAGCCCTCTCAGGTAACTACTCCCCCAACTTTCACACCAATGAAGATGGGAAGAAAGTAAAGAccaagcttttcttttctttttttttctttctgtttttttaattgagacagagtctcactctgtcgccaaggttggagtacagtgacgtgacctcagctcactgccaagCTCAGCtgcccgggctcaagcgattcttgtgtctcagtctcccgagtagctgggattataggcgcccgccaccatgcctagctaaattttttgtatttttagtagagacagggtttcaccatgttagccaggctgttctcagaattcctgaccttaggtcatccgcccaccttggccttgtgaagtgttgggattacaggcatgagccaccgtgcccagcccaagctTTTCAAAACTAGCTTAAAGTCCACTCTTGATTTGTTTTACAGTTTGCTGTCGCTATGGTCAACTGCTCTACTTAGcctaattcttttgttttccagaaaagg
This region of Theropithecus gelada isolate Dixy chromosome 12, Tgel_1.0, whole genome shotgun sequence genomic DNA includes:
- the ZNF142 gene encoding zinc finger protein 142 produces the protein MVMTDPLLDSQPAHSTGEMDGLCPELLLIPPPLSNRGILGPVQSPCPSGDPAPLPTEPGCLLVEATATEEGPGNMEIIVETVAGTLTPGAPGETPGVLVKVVEVYFCERCEQSFAEPTLLALHQCSETHIQPVQGLSSPPCSVELPPGNPTLPGPLQGQSPPVSPLSCPVCRQEFAQPQALKSHFKIHRGTPDTFSCPESGCVFSAEDRKGLQHHLRQTHRAVPVPCSFRGCPLLFGSQQGMELHRQAHYPFHCSHCSFMGSNVKLFRQHQRSHGAGTQGELSAVQGLPSQELLPAPKLPPGEREPSQEAGTPLPGQETAEEENVEKEEKNDTQKNSHKAVDKGQGAQRLEGDVVSGTESLFKTHMCPECKRCFKKRTHLVEHLHLHFPDPSLQCPNCQKFFTSKSKLKTHLLRELGEKAHHCPLCHYSAVERNALNRHMASMHEDISNFYSDTYACPVCREEFRLSQALKEHLKSHTAAAAAEPVPLRCFQEGCSYAAPDRKAFIKHLKETHGVRAVECRHHSCPMLFATAEAMEAHHKSHYAFHCPHCDFACSNKHLFRKHKKQGHPGSEELRCTFCPFATFNPVAYQDHVGKMHAHEKIHQCPECSFATAHKRVLIRHMLLHTGEKPHKCELCDFTCRDVSYLSKHMLTHSNTKDYMCTECGYVTKWKHYLRVHMRKHTGDLRYQCNQCSYRCHRADQLSSHKLRHQGKSLMCEVCAFACKRKYELQKHMASQHHPGTPAPLYPCHYCSYQSRHKQALLSHENCKHTRLREFHCALCDYRTFSNTTLLFHKRKAHGYVPGDQAWQLRYASQEPEGAMQGPTPPPDSEPSSQLSAQSKGPGHEPETVVDPSLDQALPETSEEVNTGRQEGSEAPHGVDLVGSSSPAEVEEGSCTLHLEALGVELESVTEPPLEEVTETAPMEFRPLGLEGPELSNFEGIGTSDLGAEENPLLEKLASEPSTNPSLEEAPNNWVGTFKATPPAETAPLPPLPESESLLKALRRQDKEQAEALVLEGRVQMVVIQGEGRAFRCPHCPFITRREKALNLHSRTGCQGRREPLLCPECGASFKQQRGLSTHLLKKCPVLLRKNKGLPRPDSPIPLQPVLPGTQASEDTEGGKPPPAPLEAELLLPKDVPLELPKEPEETEEPLATVSGSPVPPAGNSLPREAPKKHCFDPVPPAGNSSPTEAPKKHRFEQGKFHCNSCPFLCSRLSSITSHVTEGCRGGRGGGGKRGTSQTQLVSPLSNGDSAPLKNRSTESRSGDGDTVLVQKQKGARFTCPTCPFSCQQERALRTHQTRGCPLEESGELHCSLCPFTAPAASALRLHQKRRHPTAAPARGPRPHLQCGDCGFTCKQSRCMQQHRRLKHEGVKPHQCPFCDFSTTRRYRLEAHQSRHTGIGRIPCSSCPQTFGTNSKLRLHRLRVHDKTPTHFCPLCDYSGYLRHDITRHVNSCHQGTPAFACSQCEAQFSSETALKQHALRRHPEPAQPALGSPAETTEGPLHCSRCGLLCPSPASLRGHTRKQHPRLECGACQEAFPSRLALDEHRRQQHFSHRCQLCDFAARERVGLVKHYLEQHEETSAAVAASDGDGDAGQPPLHCPFCDFTCRHQLVLDHHVKGHGGTRLYKCTDCAYSTKNRQKITWHSRIHTGEKPYHCHLCPYACADPSRLKYHMRIHKEERKYLCPECGYKCKWVNQLKYHMTKHTGLKPYQCPECEYCTNRADALRVHQETRHREARAFMCEQCGKAFKTRFLLRTHLRKHSEAKPYVCNVCHRAFRWAAGLRHHALTHTDRHPFFCRLCNYKAKQKFQVVKHIRRHHPDQADPNQGVGKDPTTPTVHLHDVQLEDPSPPAPATPHTGPEG